A single genomic interval of Polaribacter vadi harbors:
- a CDS encoding ribonuclease Z: MSLSLTILGCHSATPRANAFPTSQYLEINNRHFLIDCGEGTQRQMRKYKVGFTKINHIFISHLHGDHFYGLVGLLSTYGILGREKELHIYGPKGIKKVTLLQLKISESHAKYPMIFHELTSKESELIFEDDKVSVRTIPLKHRVYTNGYLFTEKEKPLKLHIDNINNYDEIDRADFNNIKAGKDVVLSTGEIIPNAELTLPPKKALSFAFCSDTVYKPNIIPIIKNADLLYHEATFLADKQELAKKTKHSTSKEAAQIAKDANVGQLVVGHYSGRYKNIDLFKEEAQEIFENSELAIPGKVFTIQ, translated from the coding sequence ATGAGTTTAAGCCTTACTATTTTAGGCTGTCATTCAGCAACTCCTAGAGCAAATGCTTTTCCTACTTCACAATATTTAGAAATAAATAACCGCCATTTTTTAATAGATTGTGGTGAAGGCACTCAACGTCAAATGCGTAAGTATAAAGTTGGTTTCACTAAAATAAATCATATTTTTATTTCTCATTTGCATGGAGATCATTTTTATGGTTTGGTTGGTTTATTATCTACTTATGGAATTTTAGGAAGAGAAAAAGAATTGCATATTTATGGTCCAAAAGGCATTAAAAAAGTAACGCTGTTACAGTTAAAAATCTCTGAAAGTCATGCTAAATATCCAATGATTTTTCACGAATTAACATCCAAAGAAAGTGAACTAATTTTTGAAGACGATAAAGTTTCTGTGCGAACAATTCCTTTAAAACACAGAGTTTATACAAATGGTTATTTATTTACTGAAAAGGAAAAGCCTTTAAAATTACATATTGATAACATCAACAATTATGATGAAATTGATAGAGCTGATTTTAACAATATAAAAGCTGGTAAAGATGTTGTTTTATCAACTGGAGAAATTATTCCAAATGCTGAACTTACTTTACCACCAAAAAAAGCATTAAGTTTTGCTTTTTGTAGTGATACAGTCTATAAACCAAACATTATTCCTATCATAAAAAATGCTGATCTTTTATATCATGAAGCTACTTTTTTAGCTGACAAACAAGAATTGGCAAAAAAAACAAAACATTCCACATCAAAAGAAGCTGCACAAATTGCCAAGGATGCTAATGTTGGTCAATTAGTTGTTGGGCATTATTCAGGACGATATAAGAATATTGACTTGTTTAAAGAAGAAGCACAAGAAATTTTTGAAAATTCAGAATTAGCAATCCCTGGAAAGGTTTTTACGATTCAATAA
- a CDS encoding CoA-binding protein, whose translation MNNTTLVIGASTNPNRYSNIAIKRLRDKNLSVLALGLRKGKVLDVDIDDEKVAYKNIDTVTLYLNPKRQEEYYDYIISLQPRRVIFNPGTENMEFIKLLKNNQIESEIACTLVLLSTNQY comes from the coding sequence ATGAATAATACAACATTAGTAATTGGTGCTTCCACAAATCCAAATAGATATTCAAATATTGCTATAAAAAGACTAAGAGATAAAAACTTATCAGTTTTAGCTTTAGGTTTAAGAAAAGGAAAAGTTTTGGATGTTGATATTGATGATGAAAAAGTGGCTTATAAAAACATCGATACTGTTACTTTATATTTAAATCCTAAAAGACAGGAAGAGTATTATGATTATATTATTAGTTTACAACCAAGAAGAGTAATTTTTAATCCTGGAACAGAAAATATGGAGTTTATAAAACTGTTAAAAAATAATCAGATAGAATCTGAAATTGCTTGTACTTTAGTATTGTTATCTACAAACCAATATTAA
- a CDS encoding outer membrane beta-barrel family protein yields the protein MEIKKISFLFCFLFAITVVSQNNKKNTGIISGIILDSKSNKKLAYATIVCKDKHNTILNGSVTNKKGEFKITQLPLDSIFLNIQFIGYKSFDKKILLSEKKPSFNLSKIYLQEIIVNLDEVVVDAEISVTEQKIDRKVYNVGEDLNATGSNSLELLENIPSIQVDFQNGTINLRGNNNVRVLVDGKPSNLSSAQLLKQIPSSSVKSVEIITNPSAKYNPEGMSGIINIILKKNTSIGFNGSVTLGVEQGINTRPTGSFDFNYRVHKFNFYGNYGLDFGKFETISFLNRLDKDLKQDINFLDNSTTNFAKIGVDFYINPKNTLSFYTTQSNTNTDFFVDTKTVFDGNLIFDSENLSIFKNRETAYNLDYKLDFKEDGEYIEFEVNYTKTDNPQEDNITENLNRNNREFNFTNTTVSDNSIFLANLDYAKPLKNGVLELGLEARIQNVFNAVETSQEIQTGAGQPSIRQGNSALTYDREIYSGYINFSKEYKKISWQVGLRFEQFALDGKFSNTEQANLEAISDKIFSVYPSTYLTFTPSEKNQFQIGYSRRVDRPSIGQVTPIQEWNSPLSISVGNRNLVPQFTNSFELNYTRTLEKGSINLGTFYRRTSNLIGRIFNVDATNEDRQIISYANFDSAESYGFEFSSSFKPFSWWTLRPSANLYFQDNQGYINNNLEVANNTLFTARVSNSFKATSKLRFSLSASYRGKNETVLAKVDDYYLVNLSARYSILKGDGSITLRGTDIFDGYKINFLSTNPFEQNGQYTLEYSSIYLGFTYNFGKGKNRERARKYREENETQGSGGVL from the coding sequence ATGGAAATAAAAAAGATTAGTTTCTTATTTTGTTTTTTGTTTGCAATTACTGTTGTTTCACAAAATAATAAGAAAAATACAGGTATTATATCTGGTATCATATTGGATTCTAAATCAAACAAAAAGCTTGCATACGCAACAATAGTTTGTAAGGACAAACACAATACTATTTTAAATGGTAGTGTTACAAATAAAAAAGGTGAATTTAAAATAACTCAACTCCCTTTAGACTCCATTTTTTTAAATATTCAATTTATTGGCTATAAGAGTTTTGATAAAAAAATCTTGCTAAGCGAAAAAAAACCAAGTTTTAATTTGTCTAAAATTTATCTTCAAGAAATTATAGTAAATTTAGATGAAGTTGTTGTTGATGCAGAAATTTCTGTAACAGAACAAAAAATTGATAGAAAAGTTTATAATGTTGGTGAAGATTTAAATGCAACTGGCTCAAATTCTTTAGAATTGTTAGAAAATATTCCATCTATACAAGTAGATTTTCAAAACGGCACCATTAATTTAAGGGGTAATAATAATGTAAGGGTTTTGGTTGATGGTAAACCTTCCAACTTATCTTCGGCTCAATTATTAAAACAAATTCCTTCTTCATCTGTAAAAAGTGTTGAAATTATTACCAATCCATCAGCGAAATATAATCCTGAAGGAATGAGTGGTATTATTAATATTATTCTGAAAAAAAACACGTCTATTGGTTTTAATGGAAGTGTAACTTTGGGTGTAGAACAAGGCATAAATACGAGACCAACTGGTTCTTTTGATTTTAATTATAGAGTTCATAAATTCAATTTTTATGGGAATTATGGTTTAGATTTTGGAAAGTTCGAAACTATTTCTTTTTTAAACAGATTGGATAAAGATTTAAAACAGGACATTAATTTTTTAGATAACTCCACCACCAATTTCGCTAAAATTGGTGTCGATTTTTACATCAATCCAAAAAACACACTTTCTTTTTATACCACACAAAGCAATACAAATACCGACTTTTTTGTAGATACAAAAACAGTTTTTGACGGAAATTTAATTTTTGATTCAGAAAATTTATCAATCTTTAAAAACAGAGAAACTGCTTATAATTTAGATTATAAATTAGATTTTAAAGAAGATGGCGAATATATTGAGTTTGAAGTAAACTATACTAAAACCGACAATCCACAAGAAGATAATATTACCGAAAATTTAAATAGAAACAATCGAGAATTCAATTTTACAAATACAACTGTAAGTGATAACTCCATCTTTTTAGCAAATTTAGATTACGCAAAACCCTTAAAAAATGGTGTTTTAGAATTGGGTTTAGAAGCTAGAATTCAAAATGTTTTTAACGCAGTAGAAACTAGTCAAGAAATACAAACTGGAGCAGGCCAGCCATCTATTCGTCAAGGAAACTCAGCATTAACTTACGATAGAGAGATTTATTCAGGGTACATCAATTTTTCTAAAGAATATAAAAAAATAAGTTGGCAAGTAGGTTTGCGTTTTGAGCAATTTGCTTTAGATGGCAAATTTTCTAATACAGAGCAAGCTAATTTAGAAGCCATTTCAGATAAAATATTTAGCGTTTATCCATCAACTTATTTAACTTTTACACCCTCAGAAAAAAATCAATTTCAAATAGGTTATAGCAGAAGAGTAGACAGACCAAGTATTGGGCAAGTAACACCAATTCAAGAATGGAATTCTCCTTTATCTATTTCTGTTGGAAACAGGAATTTAGTGCCACAATTTACCAATTCGTTCGAACTTAATTATACAAGAACTCTTGAAAAAGGGTCTATAAATCTTGGCACTTTTTATAGAAGAACATCAAATTTAATTGGAAGAATTTTTAATGTTGATGCTACAAACGAAGACCGACAAATAATTTCGTACGCAAATTTTGATAGTGCAGAAAGCTATGGATTTGAATTCTCATCTAGCTTTAAACCTTTTTCTTGGTGGACTTTAAGACCAAGTGCAAATCTTTATTTTCAAGACAATCAAGGATATATTAATAATAATTTAGAAGTAGCTAATAATACGTTGTTTACTGCAAGAGTTAGCAATAGTTTTAAAGCTACTAGCAAACTTCGTTTTAGTTTATCAGCTTCCTACAGAGGAAAAAATGAAACTGTTTTAGCGAAGGTTGATGATTACTATTTAGTAAATCTTTCTGCAAGATATTCAATTTTAAAGGGTGATGGTTCAATAACTTTAAGAGGAACAGATATTTTTGATGGCTATAAAATAAATTTCTTAAGCACAAATCCATTTGAGCAAAATGGCCAATATACTTTAGAATATAGCAGTATATATTTAGGTTTTACTTATAATTTTGGGAAAGGTAAAAATAGAGAAAGAGCAAGAAAATATAGAGAAGAAAACGAAACTCAAGGAAGTGGAGGCGTTTTGTAA
- a CDS encoding 3-oxoacyl-ACP synthase III family protein — MYNSKITGLGYYVPENVVTNNDLKEFMDTSDEWIQERTGIKERRWIDPKTDDNTSSMGAKAARIAIERAGLTKDDIDFIVFATLSPDMYFPGGGVRVQDMLEMPTIGALDVRNQCSGFIYAMSVADQFIKTGMYKNILVIGAENHSGGLEKSTRGRGVTVIFGDGAGAAILSRSEEKGKGILSSHLHSEGSHARELMLDGPATGRWVPEIIAENNPEDQSYFPYMNGQFVFKHAVVRFSEAIVEGLEANNLKKEDIDMLIPHQANLRIAQFIQKKFGLSDDKVHNNIQKYGNTTAASVIIALTEAWEMGKIKDNDLVVLAAFGSGFTWGSVVIRW, encoded by the coding sequence ATGTATAATTCAAAAATCACTGGTTTAGGATATTATGTTCCAGAAAATGTTGTAACCAACAACGACTTAAAAGAGTTTATGGATACTTCAGATGAATGGATTCAAGAACGAACAGGAATCAAGGAAAGAAGATGGATAGATCCAAAAACCGATGACAATACTTCTTCAATGGGTGCAAAAGCTGCAAGAATTGCCATTGAAAGAGCAGGTTTAACAAAAGATGATATCGATTTTATTGTGTTTGCAACTTTGAGTCCAGATATGTATTTTCCAGGAGGTGGAGTTCGTGTGCAAGATATGTTAGAGATGCCAACTATTGGTGCTTTAGATGTTAGAAACCAATGTTCTGGGTTTATTTATGCAATGTCTGTGGCAGATCAATTTATAAAAACAGGCATGTATAAAAACATCTTGGTAATTGGTGCAGAAAATCATTCTGGAGGTTTAGAAAAATCGACTAGAGGTAGAGGAGTTACTGTAATTTTTGGTGATGGAGCAGGAGCAGCAATTTTATCTAGAAGTGAAGAAAAAGGTAAAGGAATTTTATCATCTCATTTACATTCAGAAGGTTCTCATGCAAGAGAATTAATGTTAGATGGCCCAGCAACTGGAAGATGGGTTCCAGAAATTATTGCAGAAAATAACCCAGAAGATCAATCGTATTTTCCTTATATGAATGGGCAATTTGTATTTAAACATGCAGTTGTTCGTTTTTCGGAAGCTATTGTAGAAGGTTTAGAAGCCAATAATTTAAAGAAGGAAGATATTGATATGTTAATTCCTCACCAAGCGAATTTGAGAATTGCACAATTTATTCAAAAGAAATTTGGTTTGAGTGATGATAAAGTTCACAATAACATTCAAAAATATGGAAACACAACTGCAGCTTCTGTAATTATTGCCTTAACTGAAGCTTGGGAAATGGGTAAAATTAAAGACAATGATTTGGTTGTTTTAGCTGCTTTTGGTAGTGGTTTTACTTGGGGTTCTGTTGTAATTCGATGGTAA
- the htpG gene encoding molecular chaperone HtpG produces the protein MAKGNINVSVENIFPLIKKFLYSDHEIFLRELISNGTDATTKLKHLISIGEAKTELGDAKITISIDEKAKTLTIKDQGLGMTMDEVEKYINQIAFSGAEEFLEKYKDDKNETGVIGHFGLGFYSAFMVAEKVDIFTKSFKDEPAAHWSCDGSPEYTLVEHDKSDRGTEIVLHIAEDSLDFLKEDKIKGLLNKYNRFNQVPIKFGTKKVNDPDFTPATTKDKDGKETTEPHKQIEVDNIINNTEPAWTKAPADLSDEDYTNFYRELYPMQFEESLFHIHLNVDYPFNLTGILFFPKLSTSMDMQKDKIQLYQNQVYVTDNVEGIVPDFLQMLKGVIDSPDIPLNVSRSYLQADGAVKKISGYITKKVADKLSSLFKKDRPDFEKKWNDIKVIIEYGMLSEDKFFDKAKKFALYPTVADSYFTFDELIEKTKDAQTDKDGNHVVLYTSNKEAQHSYIEAATAKGYEVLVLDSPIISHLMQKLEGGDAKVKFTRVDSDFIDNLIKKDETTISKLSDEEKETLKPIIEANVPKETYTVQLEAMDSDASPFIITVPEFMRRMKEMQASGGGGMMGMGNFPDMYNLVVNTNSPLIANILNEKDEASQKHLISQAFDLAKLSQNLLHGKELTSFIKRSYELIK, from the coding sequence ATGGCAAAAGGAAATATTAATGTATCTGTAGAAAATATTTTTCCACTGATAAAAAAATTCTTGTATTCTGATCACGAAATCTTTCTACGTGAATTAATTTCTAACGGAACAGATGCAACTACAAAATTGAAACACTTAATTTCTATTGGCGAAGCTAAAACAGAATTAGGTGATGCAAAAATTACAATTTCTATTGATGAGAAAGCAAAAACCTTAACAATTAAAGATCAAGGTTTAGGAATGACAATGGATGAAGTTGAAAAATACATCAACCAAATTGCGTTTTCTGGAGCTGAAGAATTTTTAGAAAAATATAAAGATGATAAAAACGAAACAGGTGTTATCGGACATTTTGGTTTAGGTTTTTACTCAGCTTTTATGGTAGCAGAAAAAGTAGATATTTTCACAAAATCTTTTAAAGACGAACCTGCTGCACATTGGAGTTGTGATGGTTCTCCTGAATACACATTGGTTGAGCATGACAAATCTGACAGAGGTACAGAAATTGTTTTACACATTGCAGAAGATTCTTTAGACTTTTTAAAAGAAGATAAAATTAAAGGTTTACTAAACAAATACAATCGTTTTAACCAAGTGCCAATTAAATTTGGAACTAAAAAAGTAAACGATCCAGATTTTACGCCTGCAACTACAAAAGATAAAGACGGAAAAGAAACAACTGAACCTCACAAACAAATTGAGGTTGATAATATCATTAATAATACTGAACCTGCTTGGACAAAAGCGCCTGCAGATTTAAGTGATGAAGATTATACGAATTTCTATAGAGAATTGTATCCAATGCAATTTGAAGAATCTTTATTTCACATTCACTTAAATGTTGATTATCCTTTTAACTTAACAGGAATTTTGTTTTTCCCAAAGTTGAGCACTTCTATGGATATGCAAAAGGACAAAATTCAATTATATCAAAATCAAGTGTATGTAACTGATAATGTTGAAGGAATTGTGCCAGACTTTTTACAAATGTTAAAAGGTGTTATTGATTCTCCAGACATTCCTTTAAATGTTTCTCGTTCTTATTTACAGGCTGATGGTGCTGTAAAGAAAATATCAGGATATATTACTAAAAAGGTTGCTGATAAATTATCTTCTTTATTCAAAAAAGATCGTCCAGATTTTGAGAAAAAATGGAACGATATTAAAGTAATTATTGAATATGGAATGTTGTCTGAAGATAAATTCTTTGACAAAGCAAAGAAATTTGCATTGTATCCAACAGTTGCAGATTCTTATTTTACGTTTGATGAATTAATTGAAAAAACAAAAGATGCTCAAACTGATAAAGATGGGAATCACGTAGTTTTATATACTTCAAATAAAGAAGCACAACACAGTTATATTGAAGCTGCAACAGCTAAAGGTTATGAAGTTTTAGTATTAGATTCACCAATTATTTCGCATTTAATGCAGAAATTAGAAGGTGGAGATGCTAAAGTGAAGTTTACGAGAGTAGATTCAGATTTTATTGATAATTTAATCAAGAAAGATGAAACTACAATTTCTAAATTATCTGACGAAGAAAAAGAAACTTTAAAGCCAATTATTGAAGCAAACGTTCCTAAAGAAACGTATACAGTTCAATTAGAAGCTATGGATTCTGATGCTTCTCCTTTTATAATTACGGTTCCAGAATTTATGCGTAGAATGAAAGAAATGCAAGCTTCTGGTGGTGGAGGAATGATGGGAATGGGTAATTTCCCAGATATGTACAATTTAGTGGTAAACACAAATAGTCCATTAATTGCGAACATCTTAAACGAAAAAGATGAAGCTTCTCAGAAACACTTAATTTCTCAAGCTTTTGATTTAGCAAAATTATCTCAAAACCTTTTACATGGTAAAGAGTTGACGAGTTTTATTAAGCGTTCTTACGAATTGATTAAGTAA
- a CDS encoding amidohydrolase family protein — protein MIIDVHTHLNNYHEDRVTSITESLDLLSNTMKDNHVDYALILSSYKVNEHRPSTKQVVEAVKGYKNLGVVAGISYLHYNYKDIIEISQYLKEGHIKALKFYPGYEPFYPNDIRFKLVYEMAIEYDVPVMFHSGDTYAPNGKVKYSHPLHIDDLAVDYPDLKIVICHVGNPWIKDCMEVVYKNKNVYADISGLVLGDFSYKFERYMKKEIEEMIIYAGNPKYLLYGTDWPISNMKSYLQFMKQLDLPEDKKELILWQNAAELFKIDVKELR, from the coding sequence ATGATTATAGACGTACACACGCACCTTAATAATTATCATGAAGATAGAGTAACATCAATTACCGAAAGTTTAGATTTATTATCTAACACAATGAAGGACAACCATGTAGACTATGCCCTTATTTTATCATCTTACAAAGTAAACGAACACAGACCCAGCACAAAACAAGTAGTGGAAGCTGTAAAAGGATATAAAAATTTAGGTGTTGTTGCAGGCATTAGTTATTTGCATTATAATTATAAAGACATCATAGAAATTAGTCAATATCTAAAAGAAGGCCATATAAAAGCTTTAAAATTTTATCCTGGTTACGAACCTTTTTATCCAAATGATATTCGCTTTAAACTTGTGTATGAAATGGCTATTGAATATGATGTGCCAGTGATGTTTCATTCTGGAGATACGTATGCACCCAATGGAAAAGTAAAATATTCTCATCCCTTACATATTGATGATTTGGCTGTAGATTATCCAGATTTAAAAATTGTAATTTGTCACGTTGGGAATCCTTGGATTAAGGATTGCATGGAAGTTGTTTATAAAAACAAAAACGTGTATGCAGATATTTCTGGTTTGGTTTTAGGCGATTTTTCTTACAAGTTCGAACGTTACATGAAAAAGGAAATCGAAGAAATGATTATTTATGCTGGGAACCCAAAATATTTATTATATGGAACAGATTGGCCAATTTCTAACATGAAATCGTATTTACAATTTATGAAACAATTAGATTTACCCGAAGATAAAAAAGAATTAATTCTTTGGCAAAATGCTGCAGAATTGTTTAAAATTGATGTTAAGGAATTGAGGTAA
- a CDS encoding SDR family oxidoreductase: MQLTNKTVLITGGASGIGKIMVRLCLERKAKVIIWDINQTGIDNTIAEFKNLGEISGFAVDVSNPIQIEETAQKVKQEIGFVDVIINNAGIIVGKYFHEHSSNEIDKTMAINANAPMYITKAFLSDMLQKNTGYICNIASSGGLISNPKMAVYVASKWSLIGWSDSLRVEMKQLKKNIKVTTIMPYYINTGMFDGVKSSKIKILEPEAASLTIIKAIEKNKKMVTIPGYLYRFVKIGQATMSINFFDWFAGSALGIYKTMDAFTGRKK; the protein is encoded by the coding sequence ATGCAACTAACAAACAAAACAGTTTTAATTACAGGAGGTGCTTCTGGTATTGGTAAAATAATGGTTCGTTTGTGTTTAGAACGAAAAGCAAAAGTGATCATTTGGGACATCAACCAAACAGGAATTGACAACACAATAGCAGAATTCAAAAACCTTGGCGAGATTTCTGGTTTTGCTGTGGATGTTTCAAACCCAATACAAATAGAAGAAACTGCACAAAAAGTGAAACAAGAAATTGGTTTTGTTGATGTTATTATTAATAACGCAGGTATTATTGTTGGTAAATATTTTCATGAGCATTCAAGTAATGAAATTGATAAAACAATGGCAATTAATGCCAATGCTCCAATGTATATCACCAAAGCTTTTTTAAGTGATATGTTGCAGAAAAACACAGGTTATATTTGTAATATTGCTTCTTCTGGAGGTTTAATCTCGAATCCAAAAATGGCAGTTTATGTAGCAAGTAAATGGTCTTTAATTGGCTGGTCTGATAGTTTGCGTGTTGAAATGAAACAGCTTAAAAAGAACATTAAAGTAACTACAATAATGCCTTACTATATTAATACAGGCATGTTTGATGGCGTAAAATCATCTAAAATAAAAATTCTAGAACCTGAAGCAGCTTCTTTAACAATTATTAAAGCGATCGAGAAAAATAAAAAAATGGTTACAATTCCTGGTTATTTATACAGATTTGTAAAAATTGGGCAAGCAACAATGTCCATCAACTTTTTTGATTGGTTTGCAGGTTCTGCTTTAGGAATTTACAAAACAATGGACGCTTTTACTGGCCGTAAAAAGTAG
- a CDS encoding DEAD/DEAH box helicase has protein sequence MQFTEFPFQTSILKAVAEERFHTPTLVQEQAIPLVLSKKNVIVSAQTGTGKTAAFALPIIQLLLDKEVDENETKKIKSLIVTPTRELAIQILENFKSYSKYTALTTTAVFGGVSLEPQKEELAKGIDILVATPGRLIDLHLQGYIDLSSIEIFVLDEADLMLDMGFINDVKRIEKLTPRKKQTLLFSATIPEKIDELAKSVIKNAVKVDINPQETTAKNIGQLLYYLPKKHKTELCLNLLRHTINGKIIIFRRTKMGVDKLEQTLLKNDYKVTSIHGDKTQIVRNKAIIDFKNKKVNILIATDVAARGIDITNVDAIINFDIPNVPETYIHRIGRTGRAGKSGIAFSFCSPDENGYIKTIEALIEKPIKIITDHPFIINKPKHKKLQPNTISQNKKGRKSENSKKNKKRWY, from the coding sequence ATGCAGTTTACTGAGTTTCCTTTCCAAACATCCATCTTAAAAGCAGTTGCTGAAGAGCGTTTTCACACACCAACTTTAGTTCAAGAACAAGCAATTCCTTTAGTTTTATCGAAAAAAAATGTAATTGTTTCTGCACAAACTGGTACAGGAAAAACAGCCGCTTTTGCGTTGCCAATTATTCAATTGTTGCTGGATAAAGAAGTTGATGAAAATGAAACTAAAAAGATAAAATCTTTAATTGTTACACCAACTCGTGAGTTGGCAATTCAGATTTTAGAGAATTTTAAAAGTTACAGCAAATACACAGCATTAACTACTACTGCTGTTTTTGGAGGGGTTTCTTTAGAACCTCAAAAAGAAGAATTAGCAAAAGGAATTGATATTTTAGTAGCAACTCCAGGAAGATTAATTGATTTGCATTTACAAGGTTATATCGATTTAAGCTCCATTGAAATCTTTGTTTTAGATGAAGCAGATTTAATGCTAGATATGGGTTTTATCAATGATGTAAAAAGAATTGAAAAGCTTACACCAAGAAAAAAACAAACCTTATTATTTTCGGCAACTATTCCTGAAAAAATTGATGAGTTAGCAAAATCTGTGATTAAAAACGCAGTTAAAGTTGATATAAATCCTCAAGAAACTACTGCAAAAAACATTGGTCAGTTATTGTATTATCTACCAAAAAAGCATAAAACAGAGTTGTGTTTAAATTTATTGAGACATACAATTAACGGAAAAATTATCATTTTTAGACGCACCAAAATGGGCGTTGATAAATTAGAACAAACACTTTTAAAAAATGATTATAAAGTAACGAGTATTCATGGTGATAAAACTCAAATCGTAAGAAACAAAGCGATTATTGATTTTAAAAATAAAAAAGTTAATATTTTAATTGCTACAGATGTTGCTGCAAGAGGAATTGACATTACAAATGTAGATGCGATTATCAATTTTGATATTCCAAATGTGCCAGAAACCTACATTCATAGAATTGGTAGAACTGGTAGAGCTGGTAAATCTGGAATTGCTTTTTCATTTTGTTCACCAGATGAAAATGGTTATATTAAAACGATAGAAGCTTTAATTGAAAAACCAATTAAAATTATTACAGATCATCCTTTTATCATCAACAAACCAAAACACAAAAAACTACAACCCAATACAATTAGCCAAAATAAAAAAGGTAGAAAATCTGAAAATTCTAAAAAGAATAAAAAACGTTGGTATTAA